The following coding sequences are from one Myxococcus guangdongensis window:
- a CDS encoding LysM peptidoglycan-binding domain-containing protein, whose product MAAPSPASIETAAAPVAAEAPAEGCALSEEDLEGEDETAEASEGEGDDGEGETPVVGGEVPTGPLYTADLSDEELARRWKDDTASLGSMAVGFAHSGRLVNSVQFPKGEGADWLVVQPEIAWGTQESIDYLIAAIREVRARFPEAPPIRVNGISNKEGGYKRPHKSHQNGRDVDVGFYYPTVDPIREREREKYINVPLNWAFIRAVVTKTDIQLILVDKRVQKVLYDYALSAGEDKVWLDSLFHPAGIIRHARRHRDHFHLRFHNPKAQELGRRVQPLLSLQPEHNVTTHRIRSGDTLGGIALRYNSTVALIRKANRMKNNFLRAGQRLAVPLRGPCTHCPVPPPFVLPPRTLPPEPKAPLVASVGAVAATEAVSDCAKPVPAPAPGTQVAKSTESAQPAAASVHAAAGVQAGAASVNSAAAVQAGAASVNSAAAVQAGAASVNSAPAVQVVGTPVNSGAGQAVNAAVQAGDESMNSAPAVQVVGTPVNSGVGQAVNAAVQAGAASVSSAAAVQANVTPMNVASEASVEPARAVVAPAGAAAPKPTVMPASAREPSEGASVGITHGR is encoded by the coding sequence GTGGCAGCGCCGTCGCCGGCCTCCATCGAGACGGCCGCCGCGCCCGTCGCCGCCGAGGCTCCGGCCGAGGGTTGTGCGCTGTCCGAGGAGGACCTGGAGGGCGAGGACGAGACGGCGGAGGCCAGCGAGGGCGAGGGCGACGACGGCGAGGGTGAGACGCCGGTGGTGGGCGGTGAGGTGCCCACGGGGCCGCTCTACACGGCGGACCTCTCCGACGAGGAGCTGGCGCGACGCTGGAAGGACGACACCGCGTCGCTGGGGTCCATGGCGGTGGGCTTCGCGCACAGCGGCCGGCTGGTGAACTCGGTGCAGTTCCCCAAGGGGGAGGGCGCCGACTGGCTCGTGGTGCAGCCCGAGATTGCGTGGGGCACGCAGGAGAGCATCGACTATCTCATCGCGGCGATTCGCGAGGTGCGCGCGCGCTTCCCGGAGGCGCCGCCCATCCGCGTCAACGGCATCAGCAACAAGGAGGGCGGTTACAAGCGCCCCCACAAGAGCCACCAGAACGGCCGTGACGTGGACGTGGGCTTCTACTACCCGACGGTGGACCCCATCCGTGAGCGGGAGCGCGAGAAGTACATCAACGTGCCGCTCAACTGGGCGTTCATCCGCGCGGTGGTGACGAAGACGGACATCCAGCTCATCCTCGTGGACAAGCGCGTGCAGAAGGTCCTGTACGACTACGCGCTGTCGGCGGGGGAGGACAAGGTGTGGCTGGATTCGTTGTTCCACCCGGCGGGCATCATCCGGCACGCGCGTCGGCACCGGGACCACTTCCACCTGCGCTTCCACAACCCGAAGGCGCAGGAGCTGGGGCGCCGGGTGCAGCCGTTGCTGTCGCTCCAGCCCGAGCACAACGTGACGACGCACCGGATCCGCTCGGGTGACACGTTGGGTGGCATCGCGCTTCGCTACAACTCGACGGTGGCGCTGATTCGCAAGGCGAACCGGATGAAGAACAACTTCCTGCGCGCGGGTCAGCGCCTGGCGGTGCCGCTGCGAGGGCCGTGCACGCACTGCCCCGTGCCGCCGCCCTTCGTGTTGCCGCCGCGCACGCTTCCGCCCGAGCCGAAGGCCCCGTTGGTCGCCTCGGTGGGCGCGGTGGCGGCGACGGAGGCGGTGTCGGATTGCGCGAAGCCCGTACCCGCGCCGGCGCCGGGTACGCAGGTGGCGAAGTCCACCGAGTCCGCGCAGCCCGCCGCCGCGTCGGTGCATGCGGCCGCCGGGGTGCAGGCCGGTGCTGCGTCCGTGAACAGCGCCGCCGCGGTGCAAGCGGGTGCTGCGTCCGTGAACAGCGCCGCCGCAGTGCAGGCGGGTGCTGCGTCCGTGAACAGCGCCCCCGCCGTGCAGGTGGTGGGCACGCCGGTGAACAGCGGCGCCGGCCAGGCGGTGAACGCCGCGGTGCAGGCGGGTGATGAGTCCATGAACAGCGCCCCCGCCGTGCAGGTGGTGGGCACGCCGGTGAACAGCGGCGTCGGCCAGGCGGTGAACGCCGCGGTGCAGGCGGGTGCTGCGTCCGTGAGCAGCGCCGCCGCGGTGCAGGCGAATGTCACTCCGATGAACGTGGCCTCCGAGGCCTCGGTCGAGCCGGCTCGGGCCGTGGTGGCTCCGGCGGGCGCGGCCGCGCCGAAGCCGACGGTGATGCCCGCGTCCGCGCGCGAGCCGTCCGAAGGCGCCTCCGTGGGAATCACGCACGGACGCTGA
- a CDS encoding caspase family protein, with the protein MTSLRCLVVAAVLCASLPVEAGTRRIAVLVGHNVGSGERPPLRYAEADATKLAGVLSELGDVAPSDLIILQGQGLAPVRSALDEAARKVEALRRQADTRVVLLFYFSGHSDGVALELGTERLLYSELRRWLDATRADVRLAIVDSCRSGALLRFKGGRPGPSFELRLTDEVHSTGHALLTSSAEDELALESREVGGSLFTHHLVSGLRGAADSSGDGLVTLAEAYQYAYAHTVSSTADVLTGAQHPAYDYRLTGKGELVLTQLPSPGTALELPSDFERALLLKPGRGQVLAELGPGAVPRLAVPPGEYELRAWRAGRQHVGAVNAAAGQVSRVRWEDLKLAPPSPTVAGIKGSTPVPISRKVAIASPEEWQWLESTAEESQAPAETPPPEPDTSQEPRPWASVERRVAATPLAENQNAPEPLVARAPEPVTEGRSRDSARAAPPLEISPYVPVTPGDRELTLTAGMRHTVVDPAGALLAFRAELSKALQGMTFALEVGQGPHEENREFTTGLTVGYALKKRYRYTELALGLEAGLQIVVQTGDGDSAWTIGPSAAPVASFALYVVPQMAVTLGGRLPVAVVRLDEKTQWKFIPTADLGLRIPF; encoded by the coding sequence ATGACCTCTCTGCGCTGCCTCGTCGTCGCCGCGGTGCTGTGCGCGTCCCTGCCCGTCGAGGCGGGGACCCGACGCATCGCCGTGTTGGTGGGCCACAACGTAGGCAGCGGTGAGCGTCCACCCCTGCGCTACGCGGAGGCCGACGCCACGAAGCTCGCGGGCGTGCTGTCGGAGCTGGGGGACGTGGCGCCCTCGGACCTCATCATCCTGCAGGGCCAGGGGCTGGCGCCGGTGCGGTCCGCGCTGGACGAGGCGGCTCGCAAGGTCGAGGCCTTGCGGCGTCAGGCGGACACGCGCGTGGTGTTGCTGTTCTATTTCTCCGGGCACTCGGACGGCGTGGCGTTGGAGCTGGGCACGGAGCGGCTGCTGTATTCGGAGCTGCGGCGCTGGCTGGACGCGACGCGCGCGGACGTGCGGCTGGCCATCGTCGACAGTTGCCGCAGCGGCGCCCTGCTGCGCTTCAAGGGTGGCCGTCCGGGTCCTTCGTTCGAGCTGCGGCTGACGGATGAGGTGCACAGCACCGGGCACGCGCTGCTGACGTCCAGCGCGGAGGATGAGCTGGCGTTGGAGTCGCGGGAGGTGGGCGGCTCGCTCTTCACGCACCATCTGGTGTCGGGGCTTCGCGGCGCGGCGGACTCGTCTGGAGATGGACTGGTGACGTTGGCGGAGGCGTATCAATACGCGTATGCGCACACCGTCTCGTCCACCGCGGACGTGCTGACGGGCGCGCAGCATCCGGCGTACGACTACCGGCTGACGGGCAAGGGGGAGCTGGTGCTCACGCAGCTTCCGAGCCCGGGCACGGCGTTGGAGTTGCCGTCGGACTTCGAGCGCGCGCTGCTGTTGAAGCCGGGGCGAGGGCAGGTGCTCGCCGAGCTGGGGCCGGGCGCGGTGCCTCGGCTGGCCGTGCCTCCGGGCGAGTACGAGCTGCGAGCGTGGCGCGCGGGACGACAGCATGTGGGCGCGGTGAACGCGGCGGCCGGACAGGTGAGCCGCGTGCGCTGGGAGGACCTGAAGCTGGCGCCGCCCTCGCCCACCGTCGCGGGCATCAAGGGGAGCACTCCGGTGCCCATCTCCCGGAAGGTGGCCATCGCGTCACCGGAGGAGTGGCAGTGGCTCGAGTCGACCGCGGAGGAGTCCCAGGCCCCAGCCGAGACACCGCCTCCAGAGCCGGACACATCCCAGGAGCCGAGACCCTGGGCCTCGGTGGAGCGACGTGTCGCCGCCACCCCGCTGGCCGAGAACCAGAACGCCCCCGAGCCCCTCGTGGCCCGCGCTCCCGAGCCGGTCACCGAGGGGCGCTCGCGTGATTCGGCCCGCGCGGCTCCGCCGCTCGAGATTTCGCCGTATGTGCCCGTGACGCCCGGGGACCGGGAGCTGACGTTGACGGCGGGGATGCGCCACACGGTGGTGGACCCCGCCGGCGCGCTGCTGGCGTTCCGCGCGGAGCTGTCCAAGGCGCTCCAGGGCATGACGTTCGCGCTGGAGGTGGGCCAGGGACCGCACGAGGAGAACCGCGAGTTCACCACGGGCCTGACGGTGGGCTACGCGCTCAAGAAGCGCTACCGGTACACGGAGCTGGCGCTGGGCCTCGAGGCGGGATTGCAGATCGTGGTGCAGACGGGAGATGGAGACTCGGCCTGGACGATCGGCCCGTCGGCCGCGCCCGTGGCGTCGTTCGCGCTGTACGTGGTGCCGCAGATGGCGGTCACCCTCGGCGGGCGATTGCCGGTGGCGGTCGTCCGGCTGGACGAGAAGACCCAGTGGAAGTTCATCCCCACCGCGGACCTGGGGTTGAGGATTCCGTTCTAG
- a CDS encoding DUF4384 domain-containing protein yields the protein MNAPPHVSSLKLEALAMGALPPPERATTQAHLDTCLACRARSEELASHRRHFTAHVLPRAQLPSPRVAPWGDWRWWAPALALASAVVLLFALVAVPSPQEPELAVKGGAMLQLFAHRGERTWKVEEGEALAPGDQVRFVVEGLGLPYVLVVSVDGAGQVNTYYPFGGHESVQVPSRGLPVEIPGSVVLDNAPGPERLFALFSRQPLSFESVAPALRELSTGGAEVIRDRRRLPVAAGAQATFLFEKTQP from the coding sequence ATGAACGCCCCCCCTCACGTCTCCAGCCTCAAGCTGGAGGCCCTCGCGATGGGCGCGCTCCCCCCTCCGGAGCGCGCCACCACCCAGGCCCACCTGGACACCTGCCTTGCCTGCCGCGCCCGCTCCGAGGAGCTCGCCTCCCATCGCCGGCACTTCACCGCCCACGTGCTCCCCCGCGCCCAGCTCCCCTCCCCGCGCGTGGCCCCGTGGGGTGACTGGCGCTGGTGGGCCCCCGCGCTCGCGCTGGCCTCGGCGGTGGTGCTGCTGTTCGCGCTGGTCGCGGTGCCCTCGCCCCAGGAGCCGGAGCTGGCGGTGAAGGGCGGCGCGATGCTCCAGCTCTTCGCCCACCGGGGCGAGCGGACGTGGAAGGTGGAGGAAGGCGAGGCGCTGGCGCCCGGTGACCAGGTGCGCTTCGTCGTGGAGGGACTGGGCCTGCCCTACGTGCTGGTGGTGTCGGTGGATGGCGCCGGACAGGTGAACACGTACTACCCCTTCGGCGGACACGAGAGCGTGCAGGTGCCGTCGCGGGGACTGCCGGTGGAGATTCCGGGGAGCGTGGTGCTCGACAACGCCCCGGGACCCGAGCGACTGTTCGCGCTGTTCTCCCGCCAGCCGTTGTCGTTCGAGTCGGTGGCACCAGCGCTGCGGGAGCTCTCCACCGGGGGGGCGGAAGTCATCCGGGACCGCAGGCGGTTGCCCGTCGCCGCGGGAGCACAAGCCACCTTCCTCTTCGAGAAGACCCAGCCGTGA
- a CDS encoding RNA polymerase sigma factor — MSEDRLHTLYRTYGPSLYARCRQILGDDAAAADAAQETFLRLHRQLDRAPDAQHALAWIYRVATNYCLNQARDRRRRAVPVEELPDVPGVDSERLLEDRDLARRLITTAPPKVAEVAWLHLADGMTQEEVAQLLGISRRTVVNRLADFHRHAHALAGRPPS, encoded by the coding sequence ATGTCCGAAGACCGTCTCCACACGCTGTACCGCACCTACGGGCCCTCCCTGTACGCCCGCTGTCGCCAGATTCTGGGCGATGACGCCGCCGCGGCCGACGCGGCCCAGGAGACCTTCCTCCGGCTGCACCGCCAGCTGGACCGCGCCCCGGATGCCCAGCACGCCCTCGCGTGGATCTACCGCGTGGCCACCAACTACTGCCTCAACCAGGCCCGAGACAGGCGCCGCCGCGCGGTGCCCGTGGAGGAGCTGCCCGACGTGCCCGGCGTCGACAGCGAGCGCCTGCTGGAGGACCGGGACCTCGCCCGCCGCCTCATCACCACCGCGCCCCCCAAGGTGGCCGAGGTCGCCTGGCTCCACCTCGCCGACGGCATGACGCAGGAAGAGGTGGCCCAGCTCCTCGGAATCTCCCGTCGCACCGTCGTCAACCGGCTCGCAGACTTCCACCGGCATGCGCACGCGCTCGCCGGGAGGCCCCCCTCATGA
- a CDS encoding alpha-ketoglutarate-dependent dioxygenase AlkB, which yields MALPPRRGPSLAHKARQRTPGHHYNASFLSAADKEAILTWLGGLHPLWEERFSKHFPPPPGQQQRRLLRPVYWLGNWQFACLDYYRPPKGLWNRCVKAEPFPEVLQRQVTKIEELARRMFRGPDMPKGWHLNTCLVNFYGNRLEEDRWVDTARVGEHKDFEPGPVASLSFGERALIQFVTSSRPGERDAVVLEQWLDDGALELFGGTRWKEETFHRVQRVDTRAGHDLAPKLPDFRTRRINLTFRYVPDEHVTPFFKLSPEAREDVRGYMRTLAEGSAFFRAELAREQASAP from the coding sequence ATGGCCCTCCCCCCCCGTCGAGGCCCCTCGCTGGCGCACAAGGCCCGCCAGCGCACACCCGGCCACCACTACAACGCGAGCTTCCTGTCCGCCGCGGACAAGGAGGCCATCCTGACCTGGCTGGGAGGGCTGCACCCGCTGTGGGAGGAGCGCTTCTCGAAGCACTTCCCGCCGCCGCCGGGCCAGCAGCAGCGGCGTCTGCTCCGGCCCGTGTACTGGCTGGGAAACTGGCAGTTCGCGTGCCTGGACTACTACCGGCCGCCCAAGGGGCTCTGGAACCGGTGCGTGAAGGCGGAGCCGTTCCCGGAGGTGCTCCAGCGGCAGGTGACGAAGATCGAGGAGCTGGCGCGGCGCATGTTCCGGGGGCCGGACATGCCCAAGGGCTGGCACCTCAACACGTGCCTGGTGAACTTCTACGGCAACCGGCTGGAGGAGGACCGCTGGGTGGACACGGCGCGGGTGGGCGAGCACAAGGACTTCGAGCCCGGCCCGGTGGCGTCGCTGTCCTTCGGCGAGCGGGCGCTCATCCAGTTCGTGACGTCCTCGCGGCCCGGTGAGCGCGACGCGGTGGTGCTGGAGCAGTGGCTGGATGACGGCGCGCTGGAGCTGTTCGGCGGGACGCGGTGGAAGGAGGAGACGTTCCACCGGGTGCAGCGCGTGGACACGCGGGCGGGGCATGACCTGGCGCCGAAGCTGCCGGACTTCCGCACGCGCCGCATCAACCTGACGTTCCGCTACGTGCCGGATGAGCACGTGACGCCGTTCTTCAAGCTGTCACCCGAGGCGCGCGAGGACGTGCGCGGCTACATGCGCACGCTGGCCGAGGGCAGCGCGTTCTTTCGCGCGGAGCTGGCGCGCGAGCAGGCCTCCGCGCCCTGA
- a CDS encoding DEAD/DEAH box helicase, whose protein sequence is MSDSFERLGLSPDTLGALRRVRFTQPTPIQVQAIPPALAGKDVIGCAATGTGKTAAYVLPLVERFAGRKGTLGLVLAPTRELVRQIAEPLGVFAEARGLTHTVVIGGEDMSAQVEALKAHPTFVLATPGRLVDLLETGSVSLYRMEGLVLDEADRMLDMGFLPQLERILAELPRKRQTLLFSATLGPDVGRFARERLYKPVRVEVTRSGTPAARAEQRLYIVKPEEKSALLLSLLAESDSTALVFAKSKERADKVLRLLQREGHKSAVLHADRTQNQRRQALEGFREGTYRCLVATDIAARGLDVEDVGQVINYDLPHSPEDYVHRIGRTARAQASGVASTFATSRDKNVVAEIERIMRGQIPRVAVPREDPVFQEAWTRFLASQKDPGPPQKDSESAPGKAQGRHARTHGKRRPR, encoded by the coding sequence GTGAGTGACTCCTTCGAACGGCTCGGGTTGTCCCCGGACACGCTCGGCGCGCTGCGCCGGGTGCGCTTCACCCAGCCCACCCCCATCCAGGTCCAGGCCATCCCTCCCGCGCTCGCGGGCAAGGACGTCATCGGCTGCGCGGCCACGGGCACCGGCAAGACGGCCGCCTATGTGCTCCCCCTCGTCGAGCGCTTCGCGGGCAGGAAGGGCACGCTGGGGCTGGTGCTCGCGCCCACGCGGGAGCTGGTGCGGCAGATCGCCGAACCGCTGGGCGTCTTCGCCGAGGCGCGCGGGCTGACGCACACCGTGGTCATCGGCGGCGAGGACATGTCCGCGCAGGTGGAGGCCTTGAAGGCCCACCCCACCTTCGTGCTCGCCACGCCGGGCCGGCTCGTCGACCTGCTGGAGACGGGCTCGGTGAGCCTGTACCGGATGGAGGGGCTGGTGCTCGACGAGGCGGACCGGATGCTCGACATGGGCTTCCTGCCCCAGTTGGAGCGTATCCTCGCCGAGCTGCCTCGCAAGCGGCAGACGCTGTTGTTCTCCGCGACGCTCGGACCGGACGTGGGGAGGTTCGCGCGGGAGCGGCTGTACAAGCCGGTGCGCGTGGAGGTGACCCGCAGCGGGACTCCCGCCGCGCGCGCCGAGCAGCGGCTCTACATCGTGAAGCCGGAGGAGAAGTCGGCGCTCCTGCTCTCGTTGCTCGCGGAGAGTGACTCGACGGCGCTCGTCTTCGCCAAGTCGAAGGAGCGCGCGGACAAGGTGCTGCGGCTGCTCCAGCGCGAGGGACACAAGAGCGCGGTGCTGCACGCGGACCGGACGCAGAACCAGCGGCGTCAGGCGCTCGAGGGCTTCCGCGAGGGGACCTACCGGTGTCTGGTGGCGACGGACATCGCCGCGCGCGGACTGGACGTGGAGGACGTGGGACAGGTCATCAACTACGACCTGCCGCACTCGCCCGAGGACTACGTGCACCGCATCGGCCGCACGGCGCGCGCGCAGGCCAGCGGCGTCGCGTCCACCTTCGCCACGTCGCGCGACAAGAACGTGGTGGCGGAGATCGAGCGCATCATGCGCGGACAGATTCCCCGCGTCGCCGTGCCGCGCGAGGACCCCGTGTTCCAGGAGGCGTGGACGCGCTTCCTCGCGTCCCAGAAGGACCCCGGTCCTCCGCAGAAGGATTCGGAGTCGGCACCTGGCAAGGCGCAGGGTCGACACGCCCGGACCCACGGCAAGCGCCGACCGCGCTGA
- a CDS encoding VWA domain-containing protein, protein MTEARSELPPQEVFKQRACHPRMDPFGVKFRESRDSAAHPNSLAVVMSLDVTGSMGNIPEILARKTFPSFMKDLMEAGIADPQVLFMAVGDADYDQAPLQVGQFESSEQQLDQWLTWMFLERGGGPNPSESYELGMYFAAEHTAMDCFEKRGKKGYFFMTGDEPPFEEVASRHVTKLIGDSMQDNQPIYQTVKRLERTFHPFFLIPDQRRRGYCEETWRIVLDDRVICMDDAADTCDVAAALVALTERAVPHLDALGKRLRDAGKPADRVKSVLRAVEPWAQKLRDTP, encoded by the coding sequence ATGACGGAGGCTCGCAGCGAGCTGCCGCCGCAAGAGGTGTTCAAGCAGCGCGCCTGTCATCCCAGGATGGACCCGTTCGGGGTGAAGTTCCGCGAGAGCCGGGACAGCGCGGCCCACCCCAACTCGCTCGCCGTCGTCATGTCGCTCGACGTGACGGGCTCCATGGGCAACATCCCCGAAATCCTGGCGCGAAAGACGTTCCCCTCGTTCATGAAGGACCTGATGGAAGCGGGCATCGCGGACCCGCAGGTGCTCTTCATGGCCGTGGGTGACGCGGACTACGACCAGGCCCCGCTCCAGGTCGGCCAGTTCGAGTCCTCCGAGCAGCAGCTGGACCAGTGGCTCACGTGGATGTTCCTGGAGCGCGGTGGCGGTCCGAATCCCTCCGAGTCCTATGAGCTGGGCATGTACTTCGCCGCCGAGCACACGGCGATGGACTGCTTCGAGAAGCGCGGCAAGAAGGGCTACTTCTTCATGACGGGCGACGAGCCGCCCTTCGAGGAGGTGGCCAGCCGCCACGTGACGAAGCTCATCGGCGATTCGATGCAGGACAACCAGCCCATCTACCAGACGGTGAAGCGGCTGGAGCGGACGTTCCATCCGTTCTTCCTCATCCCGGACCAGCGCCGCCGCGGCTATTGCGAGGAGACCTGGCGCATCGTCCTGGACGACAGGGTCATCTGCATGGACGACGCCGCGGACACCTGCGACGTGGCCGCGGCCCTGGTCGCCCTCACCGAGCGCGCCGTGCCGCACCTGGACGCGCTGGGCAAGCGGCTGAGGGACGCCGGCAAGCCCGCCGATCGGGTGAAGAGCGTCCTGCGGGCCGTGGAGCCCTGGGCCCAGAAGCTGCGCGACACGCCATAG
- a CDS encoding adenylosuccinate synthetase: MSASRAAHIVVDLGFGDAGKGTLTDWLTRRHDARLVVRFNGGAQAGHNVVTEDGRHHTFSQFGAGTFVPGVWTHLARSTVFHPLALRVEARYLAERGVPEALSRVTVSERARVITPFHQAAGRLRELARGDARHGTCGVGVGETVRDALAHPGDTVLAGDLRDAGGLVRKARAAQERLRGELEEVLRVTGSLPDAAPERAMFEDSGVSARWVEAVGTIEPLHRVVADEWLGPRLRAGTTLFEGAQGVLLDEWRGFHPHTTWSTCTFEPALSLLREHGFDGEVHRLGVLRAHATRHGEGPFPTEDASLAPSLPEPHNGADGWQGGFRVGAFDAVLGRYALDVSGGVDALAVTHLDRLSSRWPVCDAYRAALGHEDSPLVREAPGSERITALRPSTSERDLDWQARLTRALARCVPERRTLELGEDPDVRVERFLGWVEAALGARVTVASRGPTAGDKQSRG, from the coding sequence ATGAGCGCCTCGCGCGCGGCGCACATCGTCGTCGACCTGGGCTTCGGCGACGCGGGCAAGGGCACCCTCACGGACTGGCTGACGCGTCGGCATGACGCGCGGCTCGTGGTGCGCTTCAACGGCGGCGCGCAGGCGGGACACAACGTCGTCACCGAGGACGGTCGACACCACACCTTCTCCCAGTTCGGCGCGGGCACCTTCGTCCCCGGCGTGTGGACGCACCTGGCGCGCTCCACCGTCTTCCATCCGCTGGCCCTGCGCGTGGAGGCGCGCTACCTGGCCGAGCGCGGTGTGCCGGAGGCCCTGTCCCGCGTGACGGTGAGCGAGCGGGCCCGCGTCATCACGCCGTTCCATCAAGCGGCCGGGAGGCTGCGGGAGCTGGCTCGGGGCGATGCGCGACACGGCACCTGCGGCGTGGGCGTGGGCGAGACGGTGCGCGACGCGCTCGCGCATCCCGGGGACACCGTGCTCGCGGGGGACCTGCGCGACGCGGGCGGACTCGTGCGAAAGGCCCGCGCGGCGCAGGAGCGACTGCGGGGAGAGCTGGAGGAAGTGTTGCGCGTCACCGGGAGCCTCCCCGACGCCGCGCCGGAGCGGGCGATGTTCGAGGACTCCGGCGTGAGTGCTCGCTGGGTCGAGGCCGTGGGGACCATTGAGCCTCTTCATCGCGTGGTGGCCGACGAATGGCTCGGTCCTCGACTGCGAGCGGGCACCACGCTCTTCGAGGGCGCGCAGGGTGTGCTGCTGGACGAGTGGCGCGGCTTCCACCCCCACACCACGTGGAGCACCTGCACCTTCGAACCCGCGCTGTCATTGCTGCGCGAGCACGGCTTCGACGGAGAGGTGCACCGCCTGGGCGTGCTGCGCGCCCATGCCACGCGCCACGGCGAGGGCCCGTTCCCCACCGAGGACGCGAGCCTCGCGCCCTCTCTCCCCGAGCCCCACAACGGCGCCGACGGATGGCAGGGGGGCTTTCGCGTGGGCGCGTTCGACGCGGTGCTCGGCCGCTATGCGCTCGATGTCTCCGGCGGTGTGGATGCGCTCGCGGTGACCCACCTGGACCGGCTGAGCTCGCGCTGGCCGGTGTGTGACGCGTATCGCGCCGCGCTCGGCCACGAGGATTCGCCCCTGGTCCGAGAGGCGCCTGGCTCCGAGCGCATCACCGCGCTGCGCCCCAGCACCTCCGAGCGGGACCTCGACTGGCAGGCGCGTCTGACCCGGGCCCTGGCCCGCTGCGTGCCCGAGCGGAGGACATTGGAGTTGGGTGAGGACCCGGACGTCCGCGTCGAGCGCTTCCTCGGCTGGGTGGAAGCCGCCCTGGGGGCGCGTGTCACCGTGGCGTCCCGGGGACCGACGGCCGGGGACAAGCAGTCCCGAGGCTGA
- a CDS encoding vWA domain-containing protein — MGYGSYSSQAHEALIQARGTLSRQVLFRQERCHPLMDPRGVNWRESRDSEVHPTSLGIIFALDVTGSMGDIPELLARRGLPSFMRALLDAGVTDSQVLFMAVGDANSDRAPLQVGQFESNERQMDQWLTSSFLEGGGGTPGHESYELAMYFAARHTDLDCFRKRDRRGYFFMTGDERPYPFVSHAQVAALMGDGLEKDLPVQQVVDELQRAFEPFFLIPDLARRRNCERYWRELLGDRVICLEEPGDCVDVTSSLVGLCEGAIADIDALARHLEREGRDRSRRGAVIRALTPFAATLGRDGTPRPRLEDEHLPIDDATSGHQRLAPRDGR, encoded by the coding sequence ATGGGTTACGGGAGCTACAGCAGCCAGGCACACGAGGCGCTCATCCAGGCCCGGGGGACCCTGTCCCGGCAGGTCCTCTTCCGGCAGGAGCGCTGCCATCCGTTGATGGACCCGCGCGGGGTGAACTGGCGCGAGAGCCGCGACAGCGAGGTGCATCCGACCTCGTTGGGAATCATCTTCGCGCTCGACGTCACGGGCTCCATGGGAGACATCCCGGAGCTGCTGGCGCGGCGCGGCTTGCCCAGCTTCATGCGGGCGCTCCTGGACGCGGGCGTGACGGACTCGCAGGTGCTCTTCATGGCGGTGGGCGACGCGAACAGCGACCGCGCGCCGCTGCAGGTGGGCCAGTTCGAGTCCAACGAGCGGCAGATGGACCAGTGGCTGACGTCGTCCTTTCTGGAGGGCGGCGGCGGCACGCCGGGCCACGAGTCGTATGAGCTGGCGATGTACTTCGCCGCGCGCCACACGGACCTGGACTGCTTCCGCAAGCGCGACCGCCGGGGCTACTTCTTCATGACGGGTGACGAGCGTCCCTACCCGTTCGTCTCGCACGCGCAGGTGGCCGCGCTCATGGGGGACGGGCTGGAGAAGGACCTGCCCGTGCAGCAGGTGGTGGACGAGCTCCAGCGCGCCTTCGAGCCCTTCTTCCTCATCCCCGACCTGGCCCGCCGCCGCAACTGCGAGCGGTACTGGCGGGAGCTGCTCGGGGACCGCGTCATCTGCCTGGAGGAACCTGGAGACTGCGTGGACGTGACCTCCAGTCTCGTGGGCCTGTGCGAGGGCGCCATCGCCGACATCGACGCGCTGGCCCGACACCTGGAGCGCGAGGGTCGGGACCGCTCCCGTCGCGGCGCCGTCATCCGCGCGCTCACGCCCTTCGCCGCCACGCTGGGGCGCGACGGCACGCCTCGGCCCCGGCTGGAGGACGAGCACCTGCCCATCGACGACGCCACCTCCGGCCACCAGCGCCTGGCGCCTCGCGACGGGCGATGA